The Arachis ipaensis cultivar K30076 chromosome B10, Araip1.1, whole genome shotgun sequence DNA window AAGGCTCAAATCTTTAAGCTTTCTGAGTTCAAGAACTGCCTGCACTGATATCTTTTTGTTTTAAGTTCAACATAAGCCAATGAGTGATGTTAATTGTGTGTCTCTGCTGTTCCTAGTATGTTATTTTCTATTGGTGAATACAACTTTGTAGAAGAAGGATCAATTTAAGATTTAGAtggtttatttgtttgtttttaactCAGAGCACACTGCGTTAATCAGAGAAAACATTACTGCTTTTGCAAGTGAAATGAGTGAAAGTGGCAGGAAACGCTCTTCAAAGTGGGATACAAGAGATGATCCTGATTTTGGACCTGATAGTAAGCACTTGCGTTCTGGATGGTCCTCTGGAGATGTTGCTGGCAGCAATAACTCAAAATGGTCTTATATGGAAGGAAATGACAAGATGAAACCTCGCATGAGTAAGGAACCTTTTTCTGGAGGCAGGGGTTCAAATAAAGATGATATTATGAATAAAGACTATAGATGTTTGGATGCAAAAATGGAGTGGGAGGCGGATGCAAGTTACAGCAGGAGACGCAGTCCATCCCCAAAAAGTGGTTGGAGCAGGTCGGGCAGGTTTGTTTCCCTCACCGCGTGACTATGCTGGCCCCATTTTTCTGAAAATTGATGGATGCAGTATTGCAGTATAGTTAACAGATATTTATTGTTTTATTGTAATGTGCCTGTGACTATAGATTAACTTGATCTCAACATATATTATTATATGGCAGTTTCACTTTATTTGAGGAGCTGTGTACACCCATGAAACCTGAGTACTGAGCTGTATTTTTGGGAACTTATATAGACCATTACATgacatttttttttaacttgttccttatttgtttatattttatatatgctGGTAGATATGTACAAGGATGGCCATTATTCAACGTCTAGCATCCTATATTTAAAAGATTTTAACGTCTAGAGTAAAGCTCTAATGCTAAAGTTTTGATGTGTTTTACTATATATCAGGATATCCCATGTTTGCATTTGTTTTTGGTAATTTTTCTGTACGAGTcattaatttcaaattatttggacctttgtttTCCCTAATAAATTTTATGTAGATATTATTGGTGAGTGGCAACAGTCATTTAGAGGGAGAAGGCTTTGCTATTATATTTTGTTGTTGTATTATTGGTGACAATATCAGGACATTGTTGTAGCAGTTTGTAATCTTCTATAGATACCATTGGGTTTGTTAATTTTCTACCTTTCTTTGCATTGTATCATGCCTAGGAGTAGTAGAAGCAGAAGCCCTCCACATGGTTTCAAGTGGGATTCAGGAGCCAATGACAGAAATAGAACGAGGGCTGCAGAATCAAAGCAAATATGCAGAGATTTTGCTGTTGGAAAATGTAGAAGAGGAAGCCATTGCTATTTTCTTCACCATGATGACCAAAATTATGAGGATATTCGGGAAAGTAAAAACCGGGAAGATGGAGCTCCAAGATATTCTGCTTCACATGAGAGCAGGGAACATACTCTTAGGAGTAGATCCACTGAAGCTTGTGTTCATTTTGCAAAAGGCAGATGTAGAATGGGAGCATCATGCAAATATGTGCATCATAACAATTCTGATGAATATGGTAAGGGTACTCTGGATGAATTAACTAGAGAAAGGGAAAATGATGGAAGGCGCAGAGATAATTCTTTTGAGCAGGGTGGTGGCCACATGCCAAGCCGCAGTGGTGATACCCTTTGCAAATTTTTTGCTAATGGAAATTGTCGTAATGGTAAGCATTGTAGGTTTTCCCATGATAGGCAAGACAGAAGCTTAAGGGATGATAGATGGGGAAGCAATCTTTCTGGAGACCATCAGACCTTGGATAGACCAAAATTGAGTGATTCAGCTAGTCCTACTAGAAGGCTTAGAAGTGATAGATGGGGCACAGATGGCATTATGGCTGATAAGGATAAAGTATGGGACAGTCCAAACCGGAATGATATAGCTACCTATGATTCAGCAAAGTTGGTTGAAGAAAAACCTGGAAATATAGGTGCCACTGAGCATGAACAAACTGTATGGCCTGTGAAGGAAGGATGGGGTCATAGTTTAGACCAGAGCAGTGTGCAGGGTGAACCACCATTTTTAAGTGATAAGAAGGAAGCTGACCATTGGATAGCAGACAATGCTGGTGCCAGCATTCCCGTTTCCCAGTCCGTAGCTGCAGACATCTGGCCTGGGGACGCAAAAATGTCTCCTGATTGGAATTATAGAGCAGGATCTTCCACCCGTACGGAAGTAGAGCATGGACAGAACGATCGTGGGTTAACTCAAGGAAGTACATATCCAGCCACCACTGAACATGACAGAATACATGTTCCAGGTGATAAACAATAAGCTTTATGTTCATCTGACTGTAAATTCCTTGTACTGTGAATATTTAACCCAGCAATTGCCCAAATGTTATGTATGTATTAGCATTGAAATGTGATGATAACAGTGATAAACAAGTCTGCTGTTGTTTTTCCAGGGCAAGGTTTTAATCAGAATGTGCAAAATGTTAATCTTTTGCATTTGCCAAGCTGCCATGCAGTTGGACAAAATCAAGTGACAGTTCCCATTCTTCCTTCAAGAGCAGGAATTCCTGAAGGTATGCAAAAGCAAGAAGTCTGTGTTGAGAAAAAGTACACTGCTGAGCCAAATATCACAGGTGAAGGCTCATCACAGATTAGTTCAAGTAATCCTTCAACACAGGACACAGTAAGCAAAGAACAGCTTGCTCAACTTTCCAATCTCTCAGCCTCTCTTGCTCACATCCTTGGATCTGGTCAGCAGCTGCCACAACTTTATGCTGCCTTAAATTCTCATAATACAAATGACACTCCCTCCTTAGCCAACACGGAAGTGCCTGCTATGCCTGTTTCCAATACGTATGTCAAGCCAGATCCTGCTGTTGGATTTGTAAAGCAGTATGATCCAATGAGTGATAGCGTTGACCTAAATGATGCTGATGCAAGTGGAATCTGCCCAGTTATTTCTCCAAGTAAAAAAAGTGCAAATATAGAAATTTCATCACTGTTGTCTAACACTGGGAAACAAAATTGTGGTGATACTTCTAAGGCCCCCTCCTCAGAAGAACAACCTGCCAAGAATGAACATCTGACCCAATTGCAGCCAGGTCAAAACATTGAGATACAGAAGGAAACCAATGAAGCGGTAGCTGATGATAAGCCAAATCCTCAAGATGATCATAAAATTACAAAAGAGAATGGTCCTTCAGAAAACATAGACCACAATGGTGTTGAGGCCAATAAAAGCAAGGATGTGAAGGGGATTCGTGCTTTCAAATTTTCATTGGTTGAGTTTGTTAAGGAGCTTCTGAAACCAACTTGGAAAGAAGGAAAAATCACTAAAGATGATTATAAAACAATTGTGAAGAAGGTTGTAGATAAAGTAACCGGTACCATGCAGGGAGCCCACATTCCTCAGACTCAAGAGAAAATTGACCATTATTTGTCGTTTTCGAAACCAAAGCTTAACAAACTTGTACAGGTCAGTGATATTTAACTTACGGATTGCCATTATATGGTTGAAAGGATTGGATCATTTGGGTGTCTTCTCTCTATTTACTTTTATAGATGAATGTGTATTCAGATGAAACACTGGAAACATCGACTGGAAGGCTTAATTTTTACATTCAAAACTTTGATGAAAAGTGCTTAAAAATATGGGATTAGTTGAGTAGAGAAATATGTGCTCATCCAAGATTTTGTTTTAACAATTTTATAATTCAAAGTTTAACCTGGCAACCTTTCTGTGTGTTAAAATGGTTTACTTTTTCCTTTCCCTTTGGTATTTACCTAATTTTTAACTTAATCCCATAATTTAGTGCTTCCCCAAAATATTAACAAAACCTTGAGAAGTTATATTTTCTCTTAAGAAGTCGCATGTTGTTAGCTCTTCTTTGTACTTTTATTTGTCAACATAGCTTCTAAGTCCATCAGCTTGTTGCAACAAAATTAATTCTGCCCTTAAGTTTGACTATAATCTTTGATGAAAGTGCAGCCTTTTGGTGTTCTGCTATGGATATTTGTGTTAGTTTCTTAATCTACATCTGCTATTGTGCTTTTAGATATTCACTTTTGTCAAAGTTGGGTTGCCTGGAATGGATGAAAAATGAGTAATTGCTTACAATTCCTGTGCTTTTGGTTGCAGGCATATGTGGAAAAGGTTCACAAGGCCTAGTGAATGCAGTTTAGAAAATTTGGCCACCTAATCTGTGGATTCTGTTTTGGGAATTGTTATTTATTGTCTTAGATGTGTATTATGTTTCCTTACACCAAGATTTTTGTTTTAGGATGAGGACATTTTCCTTTGGGATGAGGACCTTGGAGTTTAAGAGTTCCACCCAGATAAGAATGTTGAAAACTATCTCTGATTTctgaaaattagaaaaaatatttgatGCTCTTAGAttgtttaattaaaaacaaaagtgGNNNNNNNNNNNNNNNNNNNNNNNNNNNNNNNNNNNNNNNNNNNNNTTGTGTACTTAAGTTGGTAGTAGAATCCAATAGAGCCTTTGCAATCTCAGAGCTGTTATTTCTTATTTAACAGTTTTTGCTTCGTTTTCTGTGCgaaaaatattggttgttttgactTTTGAGACATTTTTGCAACTCAAATGTAGTTAATTATTACTTGTGATGGGGGATTACTTAATAGTTAATATTTTAGTTACATCACTACTGTTCACAAGAGAAAGCCCCATGCAATGTTGTGCAACTGGCTGAAAAATGTGAACTCTTACACCAGGGGTGAGCAAGACCTGGCCTAGTTCGAAAACTTGCTTGCATCCAAATTATATTTTGTCGGGTTGAGTCTATCAGAGTAATTCAatgtattatattttattaatttgttttataAGATTTGCAAAAAAACGTTTTAATTGGGTGGACCTGATTTATTTCGACTTGGCAAAATACTACGGTTGAATTCGAATTTAACAAAATTTGGGTCGACATAGCCCATACCCCCATACACACTCCTACGCTTTTGATTTTTGGTGTGGGAGAGAGAAAGGAGTATATCAATATGGTGTGAGCACAGGAGTATTTTATTTGGCTATGGGACGACACAAATTGGATGCACCGATTTgtgatttcaaaaataaaaaaaaattttaatgttaaaatcggactgttcgatttttattttaacaaataaaaaaaataaaaaatacaaatcgtACCATCCGatttaaagtttaattttttctttaagcAAATCAGACCCTCCgagttgtaatttatttttttcatcaaacaaatcggaccgtccgatttgaataaaacaccatataaaaaaaaaacacctaaTTTTTCAATAACAATGTATTACACATCTATTtaaccaatataaaaaaaaattagccacacTCCTAACAAGGGTATGTGGCTAGAGGAGGAAAAACTTATGGctggatatttatttatttatttttaaactttttggTGAAAAGTTAA harbors:
- the LOC107622775 gene encoding zinc finger CCCH domain-containing protein 38 isoform X1, yielding MVYLFVFNSEHTALIRENITAFASEMSESGRKRSSKWDTRDDPDFGPDSKHLRSGWSSGDVAGSNNSKWSYMEGNDKMKPRMSKEPFSGGRGSNKDDIMNKDYRCLDAKMEWEADASYSRRRSPSPKSGWSRSGRSSRSRSPPHGFKWDSGANDRNRTRAAESKQICRDFAVGKCRRGSHCYFLHHDDQNYEDIRESKNREDGAPRYSASHESREHTLRSRSTEACVHFAKGRCRMGASCKYVHHNNSDEYGKGTLDELTRERENDGRRRDNSFEQGGGHMPSRSGDTLCKFFANGNCRNGKHCRFSHDRQDRSLRDDRWGSNLSGDHQTLDRPKLSDSASPTRRLRSDRWGTDGIMADKDKVWDSPNRNDIATYDSAKLVEEKPGNIGATEHEQTVWPVKEGWGHSLDQSSVQGEPPFLSDKKEADHWIADNAGASIPVSQSVAADIWPGDAKMSPDWNYRAGSSTRTEVEHGQNDRGLTQGSTYPATTEHDRIHVPGQGFNQNVQNVNLLHLPSCHAVGQNQVTVPILPSRAGIPEGMQKQEVCVEKKYTAEPNITGEGSSQISSSNPSTQDTVSKEQLAQLSNLSASLAHILGSGQQLPQLYAALNSHNTNDTPSLANTEVPAMPVSNTYVKPDPAVGFVKQYDPMSDSVDLNDADASGICPVISPSKKSANIEISSLLSNTGKQNCGDTSKAPSSEEQPAKNEHLTQLQPGQNIEIQKETNEAVADDKPNPQDDHKITKENGPSENIDHNGVEANKSKDVKGIRAFKFSLVEFVKELLKPTWKEGKITKDDYKTIVKKVVDKVTGTMQGAHIPQTQEKIDHYLSFSKPKLNKLVQAYVEKVHKA
- the LOC107622775 gene encoding zinc finger CCCH domain-containing protein 38 isoform X2 encodes the protein MSESGRKRSSKWDTRDDPDFGPDSKHLRSGWSSGDVAGSNNSKWSYMEGNDKMKPRMSKEPFSGGRGSNKDDIMNKDYRCLDAKMEWEADASYSRRRSPSPKSGWSRSGRSSRSRSPPHGFKWDSGANDRNRTRAAESKQICRDFAVGKCRRGSHCYFLHHDDQNYEDIRESKNREDGAPRYSASHESREHTLRSRSTEACVHFAKGRCRMGASCKYVHHNNSDEYGKGTLDELTRERENDGRRRDNSFEQGGGHMPSRSGDTLCKFFANGNCRNGKHCRFSHDRQDRSLRDDRWGSNLSGDHQTLDRPKLSDSASPTRRLRSDRWGTDGIMADKDKVWDSPNRNDIATYDSAKLVEEKPGNIGATEHEQTVWPVKEGWGHSLDQSSVQGEPPFLSDKKEADHWIADNAGASIPVSQSVAADIWPGDAKMSPDWNYRAGSSTRTEVEHGQNDRGLTQGSTYPATTEHDRIHVPGQGFNQNVQNVNLLHLPSCHAVGQNQVTVPILPSRAGIPEGMQKQEVCVEKKYTAEPNITGEGSSQISSSNPSTQDTVSKEQLAQLSNLSASLAHILGSGQQLPQLYAALNSHNTNDTPSLANTEVPAMPVSNTYVKPDPAVGFVKQYDPMSDSVDLNDADASGICPVISPSKKSANIEISSLLSNTGKQNCGDTSKAPSSEEQPAKNEHLTQLQPGQNIEIQKETNEAVADDKPNPQDDHKITKENGPSENIDHNGVEANKSKDVKGIRAFKFSLVEFVKELLKPTWKEGKITKDDYKTIVKKVVDKVTGTMQGAHIPQTQEKIDHYLSFSKPKLNKLVQAYVEKVHKA